One segment of Synergistales bacterium DNA contains the following:
- a CDS encoding HTH domain-containing protein, whose product MRRRGKEDVRPELPKGLSPRTLKSMVECLKESASPLSAQEAADGVGVSRVTARRYLEFLVDTGEATVRSDYRDIGRPVNRYSLLQ is encoded by the coding sequence TTGCGACGCCGGGGGAAGGAGGATGTGCGTCCCGAGCTCCCCAAGGGGCTCTCCCCGCGGACGCTCAAGTCCATGGTCGAATGCCTGAAGGAGAGCGCCTCCCCCCTCTCCGCACAGGAGGCCGCCGACGGGGTGGGGGTCTCCCGGGTGACGGCCCGGCGCTACCTGGAGTTCCTCGTCGACACCGGCGAGGCGACGGTGCGGTCGGACTACCGCGACATCGGGCGGCCCGTCAACCGGTATTCCCTTCTCCAATAG